One Trichomycterus rosablanca isolate fTriRos1 chromosome 10, fTriRos1.hap1, whole genome shotgun sequence DNA window includes the following coding sequences:
- the lcmt1 gene encoding leucine carboxyl methyltransferase 1, whose translation MACKAPFTDSDAADEAVRSTCDDASTCKRFATSKGYWTDPYIQYFVRQTGERKAPEINRGYYARVQGMNQLLDAFLKKTQCECQVVNFGAGLDTTFWRLKAENMLPKKLFEVDFPTIVARKIHHIRTKPPLSKPLIETHSSDSLLLDGHSLDSDRFCIIGADLRDLQGLEEKLRKFHINTELPTLFMSECVLVYMTAEQSSRLVHWAAHTFNTAMFINYEQVNMADRFGQIMIENLQRRQCTLAGVDVCQSLDSQKERFLSTGWESVNALDMMAVYSLLPQEDISRMERLEFLDEKELLQQLLQHYSICWAVKDGLCLGFSQIGF comes from the exons ATGGCGTGTAAAGCACCTTTTACTGATTCTGATGCTGCTGATGAAGCGGTCAGATCAACCTGCGATGATGCCTCAACATGCAAAAG ATTTGCAACAAGTAAGGGTTACTGGACAGACCCTTACATACAATATTTTGTGAGGCAGACAGGTGAACGCAAGGCACCTGAGATCAACAGAG GTTATTATGCTCGTGTCCAAGGAATGAATCAGCTACTTGATGCTTTTCTTAAGAAGACTCAGTGTGAGTGCCAGGTGGTGAATTTCGGCGCAGGACTGGACACCACCTTCTGGAGACTGAag GCTGAGAACATGTTGCCGAAAAAGTTATTTGAAGTTGATTTTCCTACCATTGTTGCCAGGAAAATACACCATATCAG gaCTAAACCTCCTTTATCAAAGCCCTTGATTGAGACTCATTCATCAGATTCACTTCTGCTAG ACGGTCACAGCCTGGACTCAGACAGATTCTGTATTATTGGTGCTGATCTCAGAGATCTTCAAGGATTAGAGGAGAAACTCCGAAAATTCCACATAAATACAGA ACTGCCGACGCTGTTCATGTCTGAATGTGTGCTGGTGTACATGACCGCAGAACAATCCTCCAGACTGGTACACTGGGCTGCCCACACCTTCAACACTGCCATGTTCATCAACTATGAACAG GTAAACATGGCTGACCGCTTTGGACAGATCATGATTGAGAATCTACAGAGAcgacagtgtactttggctggGGTGGATGTGTGCCAGTCATTAGATTCTCAG aaAGAGCGCTTCCTGTCCACAGGATGGGAGAGTGTGAACGCACTGGATATGATGGCAGTGTATAGCCTGCTTCCTCAGGAAGACATAAGCAG AATGGAACGATTGGAGTTTTTAGATGAGAAAGAGCTGCTCCAGCAGCTTCTTCAGCACTACAGTATCTGCTGGGCTGTGAAGGATGGGCTCTGTTTGG GCTTTTCGCAAATTGGGTTTTAA